Genomic segment of Truepera radiovictrix DSM 17093:
ACGCCGAGCCAGCCGTGGTAGGGGTCGTCCGAGCGCACGACGCCCTCGGCCTCCAGAACGTCCTCTCCCCCCTCCGCACCATCTTTTACGAAGGTGTAAAAGCCGCGCGTCGGGGCCTCCGGGTGGCCGTAGGCGCCCGGCTCGAGCGCCTCGCCGTAGCGGTCGAACCAGGGGTGGCGCTCGGAGGTGTGGTTGACGACCGCGTCGAGCACGACGCGCATCCCGCGAGCGCGCAGCGCCGCGCAGAGCGAGGCGAAGGCGTCGTTGCCGCCGAGGTGCGGGTCGACCTGGAGGTAGTCGACGGTGTCGTACTTGTGCGAGCTCGGCGAGGTGAAGATGGGGTTTAGGTAGAGCGCCGTGACGCCCAGGTCCTGCAGGTAGGGCAGCTTGGCGGTGATCCCCTGGAGGTCGCCGCCGTAGAACTCCCGCGCCCCTTGCCCCCGGACGGGCCGCTCGTCCCAGGTTTTGGCCACGACGGGTTTGCCCTCGTAGCGATAAGCGCCGCTCGAGACGTTGTTGCTGGGGTCGCCGTCGCAGAAGCGGTCGGGGAAGATCTGGTAAAAGACCGCCGACCACACCCAACGTGCGGGGACGTAGCGCGGGTTCCAGCGGAAGTGCAGGTCGCGCTCGGGAGCGTGCGGCGTCACACCCGCCTCGCTCACCCAGAGCTGCGCGCTCTCCAGCACGACCTTAAAGGCGTAGCGCGTCACGGGGTCGGCGGGGTTGAGGCGCAAGGGGCCGGACCACCGCTCCCAGGGGCCGTGCGCGCCGACGGGCTCGAGCTTCGAGAGCAGCTCCTCGTTGTTGGGCTCGCTGCGGACGTACACGCAGACGGGCTGCAAGGCGCGGGGCAGGCGGAGCGAGACGGTCGCGCGCCCCTCGTGCAAGCAGCGGTCGGCGAGGGGGTAGTGCAGCACGTGTGGGGCGAGCGCGTGAGGCGTCGGGTGCGGCGGGTGCATGCGCCGCACCCTAACACGCCGCCACCTACGCGCTCACCCTCAGGGCGCCACGACCCGTGATGACCCGTGATGGCCCGTTACGACCACACGGCCAACACCCGCGCCGGCCCCCCCGACGCGCCCGCGACGGCAGGTGCGCCGACGAAGACGGTCGCGCCCAGCGGCGGCAGGCGGCCGAGGTTGGCGAGGTTCTCCAGGCCCCACAGCCCGGCGCCGAGCACCGCGACGTGCGCGTCGAAGCGCGTCGCCGCGCCGATATCGAGCGAGGGGGTGTCGACGCCGACCCCGACGATGCGGCGCTCGCTGACGAGAAACGCGGCCGCTTCGGGGGAGAAGCCCGGGAAGTGCAGCGTGCCCTCGGCGTCGGCGTTTAAAAACGCTCTGGCGTCGCCCGCGCGGGCGTCCCACCCCGAGTAGAGAAAGACCGCCGCGCCGTCTGGCAGGGGGCCGTGCTCGGCCTCCCAAGCGGTGAGGTCGTCGACCCCTAGGGCGGTGTCGGGATCCGCGGCCGCCCGCTCACGGAGGTCGATGACGGCGACCGGCGCAAGCAGGCTCTCGGGCTCGAGCCCGTCGGCCGCGACCCCGTTCGCGATAAAGTGCGCGGGCGCGTCGAGGTGCGTACCGGTGTGCTCGGCGAGGTCCCAGCGGTTGGCGAAAAAGCCGTCGGCTTCCACGTCGAAGAGCTTCGTCACGCGCATGGGTTCGTAGGCGGGAAACACCGGAAAGCGCGGCGAGAGGGGGTGCGTGAGGTCCTGCACGTGGGCAACACGCAGGTTGGCAAAACGCAGCGTGCGGGCCGCTTGCGCGCGGGTCGCTGCCGGAAACGCCCCGGCGAGCGCCGCCCCCGCCCCGAGCTTGAAGAGGTCGCGGCGGCTCAGCGCCTGGTGAACGTGCCGTAAAACGCCGGGTGGACACATACCAACCTCTTAGCGGCCCCGCCCCCGTAACGCGCGCCACCCGCCAAACGGGCGCCCCTCGCCGCGCCGACCGGACGGGTCCTGCCCAAAAGTATAGGGGCTGGCGCGGCCGCCTACGCGAACGCTTTGCGGTAGGCGTCCAAAGCGGGTGCGCCGCCCAAATGCACGTAGAGCACCCGGCTCCCCGGGGGGATCTCCCCCGAACGGGCCAACCCAATAAGCCCCGCTAGCGACTTGCCCTCGTAGACCGGGTCGGTGATCATCGCCTCGAGCTCGGCACCCATGCGAATCGCCGCTAGCGCCCCCTCGTCCGGGACGCCGCAAAGGGGCCCGGCAAAGCGCAGCTCGAGGACGTTCGTCCTCGTCTCCCGCCCCACCCGCTGGGCGGTCTGGCGGGCGATCTTCGCGACGGCGGCGCGGGTCATCCCGGGGTTGGCGGCGGCGCCGAGGCCGACAGCCTGCGAGGGCCACACCCCCGACGCCGGCGCTCCCCTACACTAAGGTCATGGTTGACTCGGTGCGCCCCCTCGAGGCCCTCGCCCACTGCCCGCTCTTCGCCAAACTCCCCGAGGACGACCTCGCGGCGCTCGCCGCGATCGCGCAAGAGCGCCGCTACCCCAAGGGGGCGGTGCTCTTCTGGGTGAGCGAAAAGCCCGAAGGGCTCCACATCGTCACCTCGGGTTGCGTCAAGACCTTTATCCTGTCGCCGCAGAGCGGCCGCGAGGTGATCTTGGCGCTCGAGCGCCCCTTCGCCGCCGTCGCCGACCTCGCGCCGCTCGACGAGGGGCTCTCCCCCGCCAGCGCGCAGGCGATCGAGCCCACCACCACGCTGCTCCTCGAACAGCACGCGCTGATGGCGGTGCTGCACGAACGGCCCGCGATCGCCCTGCACCTGTTGCGGCGGGTGGGGCGGCGGCTGCGCCGGCTCGTGTGGCTCGTCGAGCAGCTCTCGTTTCAGGAGGTCGTCCACCGCTTGGCGGGATACCTGCTCGAGCGGGCCGAGCAGGGGGTGCCGTTTGCGCTCGAGACGAACGTCAGCATCGCCGCGCAGCTCGGCACGGTGCCGGAGCTCGTCAGCCGCAACCTCACGCGGTTGCAGCAGACCGGCGCGGTGCAGCTCGAGCGGCGCACCGTCGAGCGCGTCGACGCGGCCGCGCTGCGCGAGTTGGCGCGCTCGGCGAGCCGGTAGCGGCGGCCACCTAGGTCATGGCGCCCACCCGACGCGGCACGTACCTTAAAGACGGTTCGCCCAGCACGCGCGCGGCGGACCCGAAAGGAGACCCATGCCTCACATCATCACCGAGCCGTGCATCGGCGTCAAAGACAAGTCCTGCGTCGACGTCTGCCCCGTCGAGTGCATCTACGAGGCCGAAGACCAGCTCTACATCCACCCCGACGAGTGCATCGACTGCGGCGCCTGCGTCCCCGCCTGCCCGGTGAGCGCCATCTACCCCGAGGAGGACGTGCCGAGCGAGTGGGCGTCTTATATCCAGAAAAACTACGACCTCGCCGGGGTGTAGCGGCGCGGCCACACCCAGCACCTCGCGTCCGCGTGGGCAGCGCTGCCCACGCGTTTTTAGCGCCTTGGCTCCTCGCCCGGCGCGTGACAGGTCGGCGCGCACGTGTTATGACGGCCTGATGGAGACCTCGGCCCACCCCAACCAACCCCTCTGGGACGACCACCCCTGGACGCCCCTCCCCCCCTTGGAGGGCGAGGTCACAGCCGAGGTCTGCGTCGTCGGTTTGGGCGGCTCCGGCTTAAGCTGCCTGCTCACGCTCCTCGAGCACGGCGTGAGCGCCGTCGGGCTCGACGCGCTCGCCGTGGGGGGCGGCGCCGCGGGGCGCAACGGCGGCTTTTTGCTGGCCGGGCTCGCGCCCTTTTACCACGACGCCGTCGCCCGCTTCGGCCGGGAGCGCGCAAAGGCGCTCTACACCCTTACGCTCACCGAGCTCGACCACATAGAGGCGCTCACCCCCGAGCTGGTCCACCGCCCGGGAAGCCTGCGGATCGCCCTCTCCCCCGAAGAAGAACACGACTGCGAGCGCCAGTACGCGGCGATGCGCGCCGACGCCCTGCCGGTCGCGCGGTACCGAGGCCCCGAGGGGCGGGGGCTCCTCTTCTCCACCGACGGCGTCGTGAACCCCCTCGCGCGCTGCCGCGCGCTCGCCCGCCGGGCGCAGGCGCAGGGCGCGGCGCTGTTCGAAAGGAGCCCCGCCCTCGGCCTCTCGGGCACCCTGGTGCGCACCCCCAAGGGGCGGGTGCGGTGCAACGGGGTCGTGGTGGCCATCGACGGGCGGCTCGAGCGGCTCCTCCCCGAGCTCGCCGGCACGGTCCGCACCGCGCGGCTCCAGATGCTCGCCACGGCGCCGACGCACGAGGTTCACTTCCCCCGGCCCGTCTACGCCCGTTGGGGCTACGAGTACTGGCAGCAGCGCCCCGACGGGCGCGTCGCGCTAGGTGGCTTCCGGGACGCGGGCGGCGAGGCCGAGTGGGAGCCCTCGCCGACCGTGCAGGCTCGGCTCGAGCGCTTTTTGCGCGAGCAGCTGGGCGTCCGGGCGCCCATCACCCACCGCTGGGCCGCACCGGTCGGTTACACCACCTCGGGGCTGCCGGTGCTGCGCGAGGTGCGGCCGCGCGTGTGGGCCATAGGCGGCTACAGCGGTACGGGCAACGTCATCGGGGCCCTTTTGGGGCGCCTCGCGGCGCGCCTCGCCCTCGCCCAACCGGCGCCCGAAGCGGCCCTCTTTTAAGCCCGCGCGACCGGCCAGAGCGCGGCGGCCGCCGCGACGACGTGCATGAGCTCGAGCACCACGATCATCCCCACGGGCGCGCCCGGAATGGAGAAGGGCGTAAAGAACATCAGCGTAAAAACGAGCGCCGCGACCGTCCAGAAGACGCGTTTGGGGCGCGGCGTCGCCCAGAGGACCAAGCAAAACATCAGCGCCGCCCCCAACACCCCGATGAGGGTAAAGACGATCACGGGAACCACACTAAAGGGCGCATTGGCGCGCGGCACGAGCACGCTCTGCGGAAACGCCCCGAAGGCGGCGCTGGCGTAAAAGAGGAGCGCGTTCGCGGCGGCCCCCAAGGGGGCGGCGACGAGCGTGTCGCGTAACAGGCGGCGTCTTTTGGGGCGGGCCGTGGCGTACATCGCGCTCCTTTCTGTAGCAGGTGTCAGCTCGTCAGCTAAACTCTCACATCGACAAGCGCCTTGAAGCAAGCGCCGCGACGATACCGGTAGCAACGGTCGTAACGTTTGGTAGCGCTCCTAGAGCGCGTTGGCCCCCCAAGGAGGTGCCGTGTGAGGGGCACGTGGTCGAACAAGACGATAAGGGTACGGCGTCTATTGTACCGCATCCTCGAGCCGCTCGCAGCCCCCCGCAGGGCGACGTGTATTCCGGATAGAGACCTGTGACGTGCCTGCTCTACACATGGGCGCGCATCTGTTGTCTACGGTTGTGTACCGGGCTGTATAGTAGGTTGCGTACTTGGGCCCCGTACTTGGCGGCACACGGCGGCGCAGCGCCCGTTCTCGCGCCCGCCGAACGGGTCACGCTGCGCCCTTCTGGGCTGTCGCGCCGTCACCGGGCCGTCAGCTACGCGCGCCGCACCGAACGAGAGCGGCCTCTGAGCCCACCCGTCTGCGGGTCAGGGACCAGCGCGGAGCGCTCTACCCCAGCTCCCCCAAGACGCCCAACGCCTCGTCGTCCGAGACGCGCGTGTCGCACTCCTTTTTGCGCGTCGCCCAGGCTGGAAAGGGAAAGTTGAGCATCATCGGCTGCGGCACGTCGGGTTGGTGCACGATCATCGTGCCAGGCGCCAAGATGGTCGCGCGGCCCAGGTACGAGCGCGGCATAAAGCGGTACTCGGCGCGTTCGCTCTCGGCCGCGTCCAAGCGCCCGACGACGCGCACGGCGGCATTACCCACCACGCGGCGCTCGACCTCGCTGGCGGTCTGCTGCGCTCCGATCAGGCTGATGCCCAAACTGCGCCCGCGCTCGGCGATGTCTAAAAGCACGTCCTTGATGGGCGAGTCGCCCTCGGCGGGGGCGTACTTGTTGAGCTCATCCAACACCACGAAGACCTGACCGCGGCCGCTGCGCGCCTCTTGCGCCTCGAAGACGCTGCGCAGCAGCACCCCCACGACGAACATCTGCGCCAGGGGCGCGAGGTCGTGAATGTCGACGACGTGCACCTGCTCGGGGCTCCCCAAGATATCAAGGCGCGCGCGCGCCGCCTCCCGGGCCGAGAGGTCGCCGCGCACGAGCGCCCGCAGGTGCTTGGCGGCCCCGCGCAAACGGCGGACGAAGGCCTCGCGGGTCGCCCTGGCCTGGTTCGCCGTCCAGCGGCGGTCGCCCCCCTTGCCGTCGTCCCCCTCGGCGTCTTTGAGGAGCAGCTTGTACTCTAGGTACGACACCAGGTCGTCGAACGTTTTCAGGCGCGCTCTAGGGCCCAGGCTCTCTACCGACACCTCCTCGTCGGGGTCGATGCGCCCGCGCCCGTAGAGGTCGCGCGACCCCTCGGGCACGAAGCCCGCGTCCTCGTCCTCGACCTCGAGGTGCGGGCCCCGCTGCGCCTGCGCGAGCGCGTAGAGCCGCTCCTCGACGTGCGCGACCAAAAAGCCCAGGTTGGTCATGGCGTCCTTGTCGGCCAACACGAAAGGCAGCATCCGCTCGCGCGCGAAGTCGTGCAGCGTCCAGAGGTACGGCGCGACCCCCTCGCGGGTCTTCGTGCTCGCCTGCAGGGTGCGCCCTTCGGCGGCGGGGGCGTGCAGACCGACGCTCTCAAACGGGCGCGTGGGGAGCCCCAGGAGGTCGTAACGGGTGCGCGCCGAGCGGTGCTTTTCCTGCCACTTGCGCTCGGCCTCGGCGAACGTGCGGTTTTTCTGGTCCAAAAAGAGCAGGTCTTCGCCCTTGACGTTGAAGATGAGCGCTTTGGAGCCGTTCGGGTTCTCGAGCAAGCTCGCCCCCGTCTTGGGGTGGCGCGCGTGAAAGATGCTAAAGAGCAGAAAGAGCGCGTAGGAGGTTTTCGTGGCGATCCCCGAGATCCCCGAGATGTTGATGTGCGCGCCCTTTTGGCCGCTGATAAAGTCGTAGTTGAGGTACCCCGGCTCGCCGTTACGCAACACGCCTGCGGGCAGGGGCGCCTCCATGCTGTCGACGTAGAGCGCCTTTTCGAGCGCCGCTCCGGTCGCCGCGAAGACGCGGTCGCCGGGCGTCGGGGGGATGTAGTCCTCGGGTTCGACGCGGGTCACGAGCACGTGCGCGGCGTAGGCGACGTTGGCGGGCAGGAGCCCCTCGGTGACGAGTTCGGTGTCACCGTCGAACTGCACCCCCTCGAAACGCCGCCGCACCTCGTCGACGACACCGTAAAAGCGCACCGTGTCGCCCGCCTCGGCGGGGTCGGCGACGGCGACGTAGACGAGGTCGTCGAGCTGCACCTTGACCCCCTCGGCGACGCCGAACCAAAACGCCAAGGGGGTCGCGTCCTCGGTGCCCAAAACCATCCCGATGGGCGCCGTGTCCGGCGCGCTGCGGTCGTGGCTCACGCTTCGCCCCTCCTCACGGTGCGTGGTGCTCGCCGCGCCCCCTCCTGGGCTACCCCTTCTTGCTGTGCCAGGTGCCGCATCACCCGGCGGCGGATCACCTGCGCGCTCCCCATCCGCCTCGCGAGCTCGCGTTCAAGCGCGCGGATGGGCAGCAGCTGCTGCGGCGCGCGCGGGTCCTGGTGCTGGCGGCTCGCAAAGCGCGGCAGCGTCAAGCAGCTCCAATCGGCGAGGTTCTGCGCCCACGCGAGGCGGCCCTCGGCGTTCGGCCCCGCGTAGGCTTGCAAGCGCACCATGCCGGCGAGGCTGTAGAGCCAGGGGCGCGGGTCGCGCAGGCGCACGAACCACTCGAAGTAGCTGTGTTCGGGGTCTTGGGTCCGCACCAGGTAGAGGGGTGAGCGCTCGCCCTGCTCGAGCGCGCGCACCACGTCGAGCTCCCGTTCGCCGACTTTGGGTTCGAAGATGGTCTTGAGGTACCCCACCACGTTCGGCTCGCCGCCCACGAGCGGGCGCGGCCCGTCGCAGATCACGAGCGCCTCGGGGGAGCGCGACAGGAGCCGCGAGGCGAGCTTTCTCTCGGCGGCGAGCATCTCCTGCTGCACGCGCCGGATCACCGCGTCCGAATCGCGCTCGTCGGTCTCCAGCACGGCGTACTCGAGCTGGCCCAAGCACGAACGCGTTGCGGCGATCACGAAGGGCGCGGTGCTCTGCCCGCTGCTTAGGGCGCACACCCGTTTGACGAAAAGGGTCTCGGGGTCGCACAAAAACGCCGCCGCGCGGTCCCCGCGCGCGCAGCACGAGACCACCCCGACACCGTAGGAGCCGAGCGCCCCGAAAGCGACCTGCGCCGACCCCTCCTCGAGCAAGACGCGCGCCTCGACGCGGCGGCTGCCGTCTAGAAAGAAGAGGTCGCGCCAAAGGGTCTCGGCGCGCGCCGGGCGGATGGGGCGCCACGCGTCGCACTCGCAGCGCACGTCCACCCCTGCGCGCGCCTCCGGGGAGCTTTCGGCGTGATAGGCGGTGTTGTACTCCATCGCCCAAGGGTCGAGCCTGAGTCGCATGGGTTAGCTTACCGTAGCTGCCCGCGCGGGTGACACCCCGTAGCGGGGCCGACGCCTACTCCTCGCGGGCGGGCTCGAGCCGCAGCGTCCCCACGGCCCCCTCCGCCACCGCCGCGCGGTCGGTGAGCATCGGCAGGTATTCGACGTCGCGCCACTTTGAGAGCAGGTTCCGGTAAAAGGGCGAGAAGACGTTGCCCGACTGCCCGGTGGGGTGCATGAAGCGGCTGCGCTCCAGGTCTGACAGGTCGTAGAGCGCTCGGTACCCCGGCCCCGAGGTCTGCGCCGCCCCCTCGCGCGCGAGCGCGTAGCGCGCGGCGTTCACCGTAAACGCGTCGCCACCATTTGGGATGCGGAGGTTGAAAAGGCGGCCGAGGGGGGTGTTGGCGAACACCAGGTGATCGTGGTCGGCGTAGTGCACCTCGCCCCAACGCCAGCGGTCCGGGTCGGCGCCGTAGCGCTCGCGTAGCCGCACCGACGCCTCGGTGAGGGCGCGCGCGGCGAGCTCGTCGCACGTCTCGCGCCGCGGCGTGCGCACGTCGTCGCACCAGCGCTCGCTACGCGCCAGCACGTGGCGCATCAAGAGCGGCCGGAACTCCCAGAAGTCCTCGAAGAGCGCCCCCAGCTCGTCCTCGAAGACGAGGCGCGTCAGGGAGCGGTACCACTCGGAAAAGACCAGCGGTTCGGGGCGCTCGGCGGCCATCTCGCCGTCCCACCTTAAGAGCAGCTCCTGCAGCGCCCGCGCCCCCGCGTCCTCGACGGGGGCGGTCAGGAGCACCGGTAAAAACTCCGCCGCCATGCGCGAGTGGACGTCCGCCTGCACCGCGCGAAAGCTCCCGAGGGTGTGCTGCGGCTGCCCCGCGAGCAGCAGCTCGATGCGCTCGGCGCGGTACGGCTCCGCCCAATCGTGGGTGATGAAGTGCGGGTAGTCGTCGCCTACGAGCTTGTGGTTGGCGGTCATCAGCTGCCCCGAGGGGGGATTCAGGGCGTGCGGCAGCTCCTCGAAGGGGATGAAGCCCGTCCAGTCGTAGTCTCCCGTCCAACCCGGCACCGGCACCAGCCCGTCGCCCGAGGCCCGGATCGGCACCCGGCCGGGGGCGTACAAGCCTATGTTGCCCTCGATGTCGGCGTAGACGATGTTCTGCTGCGGCGCGTGAAAGTCGCGCAGCGCCTCGACGAAATCCTCCCAGGTGCGCGCGCGGTTGAGCGCCAGCCCCGCCTGAAACGTCCGGTCATCCTCGCGGAGCGCGGTCCAGGCGAGCGTCAGCACGTACGCCTCGCCGGAAAACGCCGCGACCTCCTCGGCGGCCCCTACCACGTCGGAGATAACGGGCCCGTGGCGGCTCTCGCGCACCCGCACGACGACGTCCTCTTGGCCGCGCACGCGGATCACCTCGAGCCGCTCCTCGAAGGGTTCAAAGCCGCCTGGCGTCTCGTAGCGCGTCGGGTCATCCGGGTCGAGGCGCTCGATAAAGAGGTCTTGAACGTCCGGCCCGGTGTTCGTAAAGCCCCAGGCGATGCGGTCGGTGCGCCCCAACACCACGAAGGGCAGC
This window contains:
- the malZ gene encoding maltodextrin glucosidase, which encodes MHPPHPTPHALAPHVLHYPLADRCLHEGRATVSLRLPRALQPVCVYVRSEPNNEELLSKLEPVGAHGPWERWSGPLRLNPADPVTRYAFKVVLESAQLWVSEAGVTPHAPERDLHFRWNPRYVPARWVWSAVFYQIFPDRFCDGDPSNNVSSGAYRYEGKPVVAKTWDERPVRGQGAREFYGGDLQGITAKLPYLQDLGVTALYLNPIFTSPSSHKYDTVDYLQVDPHLGGNDAFASLCAALRARGMRVVLDAVVNHTSERHPWFDRYGEALEPGAYGHPEAPTRGFYTFVKDGAEGGEDVLEAEGVVRSDDPYHGWLGVATLPVLNFAHPEVQRRVYSDQNALLRVWLRPPYRIDGWRFDVAHMIGEGPGARNNARYLRAFRRAVREENPEAYVLGEHFFEATPWLQGDQEDGAMNYYGFTAPLRAFLTGRDHRAHPVRVDAADLGAMLARARAKLPFEHQLSQLNLLSSHDIPRLQTELGGDTALHRLAATALLTYIGVPCLYYGDEVGLEGSHDPDNRRPFPWDAAWDERLRAHYRRLIALRRGSRALQEGGFAELYARGDVYAFARILGEELVVVVLNRGPQTRVALPLDALGRPATRLRSLFDGAEVAVEGVLEVTLAARASAVFCG
- a CDS encoding cyclase family protein, yielding MCPPGVLRHVHQALSRRDLFKLGAGAALAGAFPAATRAQAARTLRFANLRVAHVQDLTHPLSPRFPVFPAYEPMRVTKLFDVEADGFFANRWDLAEHTGTHLDAPAHFIANGVAADGLEPESLLAPVAVIDLRERAAADPDTALGVDDLTAWEAEHGPLPDGAAVFLYSGWDARAGDARAFLNADAEGTLHFPGFSPEAAAFLVSERRIVGVGVDTPSLDIGAATRFDAHVAVLGAGLWGLENLANLGRLPPLGATVFVGAPAVAGASGGPARVLAVWS
- a CDS encoding pyridoxal-phosphate dependent enzyme, with product MWPSQAVGLGAAANPGMTRAAVAKIARQTAQRVGRETRTNVLELRFAGPLCGVPDEGALAAIRMGAELEAMITDPVYEGKSLAGLIGLARSGEIPPGSRVLYVHLGGAPALDAYRKAFA
- a CDS encoding Crp/Fnr family transcriptional regulator translates to MVDSVRPLEALAHCPLFAKLPEDDLAALAAIAQERRYPKGAVLFWVSEKPEGLHIVTSGCVKTFILSPQSGREVILALERPFAAVADLAPLDEGLSPASAQAIEPTTTLLLEQHALMAVLHERPAIALHLLRRVGRRLRRLVWLVEQLSFQEVVHRLAGYLLERAEQGVPFALETNVSIAAQLGTVPELVSRNLTRLQQTGAVQLERRTVERVDAAALRELARSASR
- a CDS encoding ferredoxin, with the protein product MPHIITEPCIGVKDKSCVDVCPVECIYEAEDQLYIHPDECIDCGACVPACPVSAIYPEEDVPSEWASYIQKNYDLAGV
- a CDS encoding NAD(P)/FAD-dependent oxidoreductase is translated as METSAHPNQPLWDDHPWTPLPPLEGEVTAEVCVVGLGGSGLSCLLTLLEHGVSAVGLDALAVGGGAAGRNGGFLLAGLAPFYHDAVARFGRERAKALYTLTLTELDHIEALTPELVHRPGSLRIALSPEEEHDCERQYAAMRADALPVARYRGPEGRGLLFSTDGVVNPLARCRALARRAQAQGAALFERSPALGLSGTLVRTPKGRVRCNGVVVAIDGRLERLLPELAGTVRTARLQMLATAPTHEVHFPRPVYARWGYEYWQQRPDGRVALGGFRDAGGEAEWEPSPTVQARLERFLREQLGVRAPITHRWAAPVGYTTSGLPVLREVRPRVWAIGGYSGTGNVIGALLGRLAARLALAQPAPEAALF
- a CDS encoding DUF6069 family protein; the encoded protein is MYATARPKRRRLLRDTLVAAPLGAAANALLFYASAAFGAFPQSVLVPRANAPFSVVPVIVFTLIGVLGAALMFCLVLWATPRPKRVFWTVAALVFTLMFFTPFSIPGAPVGMIVVLELMHVVAAAAALWPVARA
- a CDS encoding ATP-binding protein — translated: MVLGTEDATPLAFWFGVAEGVKVQLDDLVYVAVADPAEAGDTVRFYGVVDEVRRRFEGVQFDGDTELVTEGLLPANVAYAAHVLVTRVEPEDYIPPTPGDRVFAATGAALEKALYVDSMEAPLPAGVLRNGEPGYLNYDFISGQKGAHINISGISGIATKTSYALFLLFSIFHARHPKTGASLLENPNGSKALIFNVKGEDLLFLDQKNRTFAEAERKWQEKHRSARTRYDLLGLPTRPFESVGLHAPAAEGRTLQASTKTREGVAPYLWTLHDFARERMLPFVLADKDAMTNLGFLVAHVEERLYALAQAQRGPHLEVEDEDAGFVPEGSRDLYGRGRIDPDEEVSVESLGPRARLKTFDDLVSYLEYKLLLKDAEGDDGKGGDRRWTANQARATREAFVRRLRGAAKHLRALVRGDLSAREAARARLDILGSPEQVHVVDIHDLAPLAQMFVVGVLLRSVFEAQEARSGRGQVFVVLDELNKYAPAEGDSPIKDVLLDIAERGRSLGISLIGAQQTASEVERRVVGNAAVRVVGRLDAAESERAEYRFMPRSYLGRATILAPGTMIVHQPDVPQPMMLNFPFPAWATRKKECDTRVSDDEALGVLGELG
- a CDS encoding penicillin acylase family protein, which gives rise to MKTSPSSPSAARWFVRVVTWTLALLLLLLLGAFFYLRTSLPQVRGTLTLPGLRAPVEVVRDRYAVPHIYAQSTEDALFALGFVHAQDRLFQMDFQRRVGAGRLSEVLGEATVDTDRFLRTLGVYRVAERTLPNLSAQARGALGAYTEGVNAFLTTRRGALPPEFLILGYEPEPWAPADSLVWMKMMAWDLGGNWDDELLRARLLRLLPPERVAELWPPYPGDAPVALPDFSALYRELPLDRLWAVSLKPLPPGAGSNNWVLSGARTATGAPLLANDPHLGLQAPALWYFAHLSAPDLEVIGATLPGLPFVVLGRTDRIAWGFTNTGPDVQDLFIERLDPDDPTRYETPGGFEPFEERLEVIRVRGQEDVVVRVRESRHGPVISDVVGAAEEVAAFSGEAYVLTLAWTALREDDRTFQAGLALNRARTWEDFVEALRDFHAPQQNIVYADIEGNIGLYAPGRVPIRASGDGLVPVPGWTGDYDWTGFIPFEELPHALNPPSGQLMTANHKLVGDDYPHFITHDWAEPYRAERIELLLAGQPQHTLGSFRAVQADVHSRMAAEFLPVLLTAPVEDAGARALQELLLRWDGEMAAERPEPLVFSEWYRSLTRLVFEDELGALFEDFWEFRPLLMRHVLARSERWCDDVRTPRRETCDELAARALTEASVRLRERYGADPDRWRWGEVHYADHDHLVFANTPLGRLFNLRIPNGGDAFTVNAARYALAREGAAQTSGPGYRALYDLSDLERSRFMHPTGQSGNVFSPFYRNLLSKWRDVEYLPMLTDRAAVAEGAVGTLRLEPAREE